A portion of the Thermoanaerobaculia bacterium genome contains these proteins:
- a CDS encoding protein kinase family protein: VGYMSPEQASGKSVDFHSDQFSLGTILYEMAAGKKAFRRDTAAEILVAIIRDEPEPLGPASPKLPPPLRWIIERCLNKDPEQRYASTRDLARDLAILREHLPEATSSGEMRAPDLEAASATAPAFQRLSFQRGTILSARFAPDGRTVIYGASWDGNPTRLFSTRPESPESSALMLPDCEILAISGSGLMAVSLDRHWAGRFIWSGTLAQVSMLGGAPREILEDVQWADWGPDGTTLAAVRNVSGRHQIEYPIGKVLYQTAGWISHPRVSPDGRAVAFLDHPAQGNDAGSVRIVDAEGKVRVLSSDWITAYGLAWAHHGREVWFTATRTGVARAIWAVTLSGEERLLLRTPGELTIQDVSKDGGVLVTSDNGKVGIVGLPPGHDKERDLSLLDWSRVCDLSPDGKTVLFDESGEGSGANGGVFIRRTDGSPAIRLGDGRAEAFSPDGKWVASLSLRGNASILPVKAGTSRTIAHPGLAVHAARWTPDGKKLILLANEVDGGLRLFVHELDEKPPRPITPEGCAPGFLPVSSDGKYVVVQGPDQVFSMYAIEGDEPPQPIPILTADDRPIRWTPMGNSLYVFRRGELPAQIMRLDLATGRKERVLELMAPDPAGVVEIVSVRLTPDAASYAYSYHRILSDLLLIEGLK; this comes from the coding sequence CGAGCCGCTCGGCCCCGCCAGCCCGAAGCTTCCGCCGCCGCTCCGGTGGATCATCGAACGCTGCCTGAACAAGGACCCCGAACAGCGCTACGCGTCGACCCGCGATCTCGCGCGCGACCTCGCGATCCTGCGCGAGCACCTCCCGGAAGCCACGTCGTCGGGCGAGATGCGCGCGCCCGACCTCGAGGCGGCGTCGGCGACCGCGCCCGCCTTCCAGCGGCTCTCGTTCCAGCGCGGGACGATCCTTTCCGCGCGCTTCGCCCCCGACGGGCGGACGGTGATCTACGGCGCCTCGTGGGACGGCAACCCGACGCGGCTCTTCTCGACGCGGCCGGAGAGTCCCGAGTCCTCCGCGCTGATGCTCCCCGACTGCGAGATCCTCGCGATCTCCGGGAGCGGCCTCATGGCGGTGTCGCTCGACCGGCACTGGGCGGGACGGTTCATCTGGAGCGGGACGCTCGCGCAGGTCTCGATGCTCGGCGGAGCGCCGCGCGAGATCCTCGAGGACGTGCAATGGGCCGACTGGGGACCCGACGGGACGACCCTCGCCGCCGTGCGAAACGTCTCCGGGAGGCACCAGATCGAATACCCGATCGGAAAGGTCCTCTACCAGACGGCCGGCTGGATCAGCCACCCGCGCGTCTCGCCCGACGGGCGCGCGGTCGCGTTCCTCGATCACCCGGCGCAGGGCAACGACGCGGGATCCGTTCGGATCGTGGACGCCGAAGGCAAGGTCCGGGTCCTCTCCTCGGACTGGATCACGGCGTACGGCCTCGCGTGGGCGCACCACGGCCGGGAGGTCTGGTTCACCGCGACCCGGACCGGCGTCGCGCGCGCGATCTGGGCGGTGACGCTTTCGGGAGAGGAGCGGCTCCTGCTGCGCACTCCCGGCGAGCTCACGATCCAGGACGTGTCGAAGGACGGCGGCGTCCTCGTCACGAGCGACAACGGCAAGGTCGGCATCGTCGGGCTCCCGCCCGGCCACGACAAGGAGCGCGATCTGTCGCTGCTCGACTGGTCGCGCGTCTGCGACCTTTCTCCCGACGGGAAAACCGTCCTCTTCGACGAATCGGGCGAGGGAAGCGGCGCCAACGGCGGCGTCTTCATCCGACGGACCGACGGCTCCCCGGCGATCCGCCTGGGCGACGGACGGGCCGAGGCGTTCTCTCCGGACGGAAAATGGGTGGCGTCGCTCTCGCTCCGAGGAAACGCGAGCATCCTTCCGGTGAAGGCGGGCACCTCCCGGACGATCGCCCATCCGGGACTCGCGGTGCACGCCGCCCGCTGGACGCCCGACGGGAAGAAGCTCATCCTCCTCGCCAACGAAGTCGACGGCGGGCTTCGGCTCTTCGTGCACGAGCTCGACGAGAAGCCGCCGCGGCCGATCACCCCCGAGGGATGCGCTCCCGGCTTCCTGCCGGTGTCCTCCGACGGAAAGTACGTCGTCGTGCAGGGTCCCGACCAGGTATTCTCGATGTACGCGATCGAAGGCGACGAACCCCCCCAGCCGATCCCGATCCTGACGGCCGACGACCGGCCGATCCGGTGGACCCCGATGGGGAACTCGCTCTACGTGTTCCGCCGCGGCGAGCTGCCGGCCCAGATCATGCGGCTCGATCTCGCGACGGGCCGGAAGGAGCGGGTGCTCGAGCTGATGGCTCCCGATCCCGCCGGCGTCGTCGAGATCGTCTCCGTGCGGCTCACACCCGACGCCGCGTCGTACGCGTACAGCTATCACCGCATATTGTCCGACCTTCTGCTGATCGAAGGGCTGAAGTAG